One Bremerella sp. JC817 DNA segment encodes these proteins:
- a CDS encoding response regulator produces the protein MSDSFTPPRVLLVEDDSVFRMLVKRLVGEDFVIEEASSLDAARQALSSNRYECVLLDFRLPDGTGLQLLPEAILLDLPVVMMTAMGHEQLAVDAIKQGCQDYLIKDDLTRASLCRSLANAMRHMQADRQTLRCRIALQKIVTAAATKCRDTSAAIRQRSAIEADTHEPLLDQLEHLMDGLVAYARLTSISWSPEPISLTEVAREAIQDQQHLQPQAPIELISHSTLLLKSDREAVKAICRELLELAALDGAKSVTLETSTDAEEAKIDVRFESKAETLKAISGQLSPQAQLNGESGGNMSIEVVRLLVEQLNGRIWLEEAPNTAQIRIKLPSVSQFSGVITG, from the coding sequence ATGAGTGACTCGTTCACCCCACCTAGAGTCTTGCTGGTTGAAGACGACTCCGTCTTTCGGATGCTCGTGAAGCGACTGGTGGGAGAAGATTTTGTCATTGAAGAGGCATCCAGTCTCGATGCCGCACGGCAGGCACTCAGTAGCAATCGATACGAGTGTGTGCTGCTTGATTTTCGTTTGCCGGATGGAACCGGCCTGCAACTGTTACCTGAAGCGATCTTGCTGGATCTTCCCGTGGTCATGATGACCGCCATGGGTCACGAACAACTGGCCGTCGATGCCATCAAGCAAGGCTGCCAGGACTACCTGATTAAAGACGATCTCACCCGGGCGTCGCTCTGCCGAAGTCTGGCCAACGCGATGCGACATATGCAAGCCGACCGCCAGACACTGCGTTGCCGAATCGCGCTGCAGAAGATTGTGACGGCTGCCGCGACGAAGTGCCGAGATACCTCCGCTGCGATCCGTCAGCGAAGCGCCATCGAAGCCGACACGCATGAGCCACTTTTGGATCAGCTCGAACATTTGATGGACGGACTGGTGGCTTATGCACGATTAACGTCGATCTCGTGGTCGCCGGAACCAATCTCGTTGACCGAGGTTGCCCGCGAAGCGATCCAAGATCAACAGCATCTTCAGCCGCAAGCTCCGATCGAGTTGATCAGTCATTCGACGCTGCTGCTGAAATCGGATCGAGAGGCCGTCAAAGCAATTTGCCGGGAACTGCTCGAACTAGCGGCTCTGGATGGTGCGAAGTCGGTGACACTTGAAACCTCGACCGATGCCGAAGAAGCCAAGATCGACGTCCGATTTGAGTCAAAGGCCGAAACCCTGAAGGCCATCTCAGGCCAGTTATCGCCTCAAGCTCAGCTCAATGGCGAAAGCGGCGGGAACATGAGCATCGAAGTCGTTCGTTTGCTGGTCGAACAACTAAACGGCCGTATCTGGTTGGAAGAGGCCCCGAATACGGCTCAAATTCGGATTAAGCTGCCCAGTGTAAGCCAGTTTTCTGGCGTCATTACAGGCTGA